One window from the genome of Deinococcus multiflagellatus encodes:
- the speA gene encoding biosynthetic arginine decarboxylase, producing MTTPNSFSTTDAAELYQVPNWSGGWFRVSDKGVLDVTPSPGLHAPLRAIVDEIVDRGESLPVILRFPQVISGRVKHLNEAFGKAIAEYGYSGHYQGVFPIKVNQRRVVVESVAAAGYDYAHGLEAGSKAELALCLAQKMHPDALLCCNGFKDDGFIKLALWGRTLGKNVVITIEKFSELDRILKQAKALGVKPAVGVRFKLHARGSGQWEESGGDQAKFGLNAYELLRVVERLKEEDMLDSLVMLHTHIGSQITDIRRVKVAVREATQTYAGLIAAGAQLKYLNVGGGLGVDYDGSKTTFYASMNYTVGEYAADVVYTVQEVCKAREVPEPVIVSESGRALTAHHAVLILPVVDVTGPTRDLEDLPPASDESHQIVKDMEEILGNITGRNYREMYNDAVGDKQTLHNLFDLGYVTLQDRARGEALFNAILRRIAKLIQNEKYVPDELEDLQKVLADKFICNFSLFQSLPDNWAIQALFPIVPLDRLNEKPTRQATLVDITCDSDGKIEKFIDLRDVKATLPLHEPGQRPYYLGVFLMGAYQDVLGSAHNLFGKVSEAHVTVRPGGRFNIDLFVRGQKARRMIESMGYEEPMLRDAIEDQADAALKVGTLSSEQEHELLEDYGEELLGYTYLEYEN from the coding sequence ATGACGACCCCCAACAGTTTTTCCACCACCGACGCCGCCGAACTCTACCAGGTGCCCAACTGGTCGGGCGGCTGGTTCCGCGTCTCTGATAAGGGCGTTCTGGACGTGACCCCCAGCCCCGGCCTGCACGCCCCGCTGCGCGCCATCGTGGATGAAATCGTGGACCGGGGCGAGAGCCTCCCCGTGATTCTGCGCTTTCCTCAGGTCATCTCGGGGCGGGTCAAGCACCTGAACGAGGCGTTCGGCAAGGCCATTGCCGAGTACGGCTACAGCGGCCATTACCAGGGCGTGTTTCCCATCAAGGTGAACCAGCGCCGCGTGGTGGTCGAGTCGGTGGCGGCGGCCGGCTACGACTACGCCCACGGCCTGGAAGCCGGCTCCAAGGCCGAGCTGGCCCTGTGCCTCGCCCAGAAGATGCACCCCGACGCCCTGCTGTGCTGCAACGGCTTTAAGGACGACGGCTTTATCAAACTGGCGCTGTGGGGCCGCACGCTGGGCAAGAACGTGGTCATCACCATCGAGAAGTTCTCGGAACTGGACCGCATTCTCAAGCAGGCCAAGGCGCTGGGCGTCAAGCCGGCCGTCGGCGTGCGCTTCAAGCTGCATGCGCGCGGCTCCGGGCAGTGGGAGGAATCGGGCGGCGACCAGGCCAAGTTCGGCCTGAACGCCTACGAACTGCTGCGGGTGGTCGAGCGCCTGAAAGAAGAGGACATGCTCGATAGCCTGGTGATGCTGCACACCCACATCGGCTCGCAGATCACCGACATCCGCCGCGTGAAGGTGGCGGTGCGCGAGGCCACCCAGACCTACGCGGGCCTGATCGCCGCAGGCGCGCAGCTGAAGTACCTGAACGTGGGCGGCGGCCTGGGCGTGGACTACGACGGGTCCAAGACCACCTTCTACGCCTCCATGAACTACACCGTGGGCGAATACGCCGCCGATGTGGTTTACACCGTGCAGGAGGTCTGCAAGGCCCGCGAGGTGCCCGAACCCGTGATCGTCTCGGAGTCGGGCCGCGCCCTGACCGCGCACCACGCCGTGCTGATCCTGCCGGTGGTGGACGTGACCGGCCCCACCCGCGACCTCGAAGACCTGCCGCCCGCCAGCGACGAGAGCCACCAGATCGTCAAGGACATGGAAGAGATCCTGGGCAACATCACCGGGCGCAACTACCGCGAGATGTACAACGACGCGGTGGGCGACAAGCAGACGCTGCACAACCTCTTTGACCTGGGCTACGTGACGCTGCAGGACCGCGCCCGGGGCGAGGCGCTCTTTAACGCCATTCTGCGCCGGATTGCCAAGCTGATTCAGAACGAGAAGTACGTGCCCGACGAGCTGGAAGACCTGCAAAAGGTGCTGGCCGACAAGTTCATCTGCAACTTCTCGCTGTTCCAGAGCCTGCCGGACAACTGGGCCATTCAGGCGCTGTTTCCGATTGTGCCGCTGGACCGCCTGAACGAGAAACCCACCCGGCAGGCCACCCTGGTGGACATCACCTGCGACAGCGACGGCAAGATCGAGAAGTTCATTGACCTGCGCGACGTCAAGGCCACCCTCCCCCTGCACGAACCCGGCCAGCGGCCTTACTACCTGGGCGTGTTCCTCATGGGCGCCTACCAGGACGTGCTGGGCAGCGCGCACAACCTGTTCGGCAAGGTCAGCGAGGCCCACGTCACCGTGCGGCCCGGCGGGCGCTTCAACATTGACCTCTTTGTGCGCGGCCAGAAGGCCCGGCGCATGATCGAGTCCATGGGCTATGAGGAACCCATGCTGCGCGACGCCATTGAGGACCAGGCCGACGCCGCCCTGAAGGTGGGCACCCTGAGCAGCGAGCAGGAGCACGAGCTGCTGGAGGACTACGGCGAGGAACTGCTGGGCTACACGTATCTGGAATACGAGAACTGA
- a CDS encoding serine hydrolase domain-containing protein — translation MFRDPARAALRASSEVLGHDLTGLRPLMRQVTARGGVVAVARGPARAVHAFGAVRPGQGFELASVSKPFTAALVSALQAAGHLDWDRPLAGLGGPLRGLPPFITPRALATHTAGLPMHPARVAVTTFTRFHDPYGGMDPAAVVASARRWARPGGRFVYSNLGVGLLALAAAHAAGEAFSAAGYGRALARWVTGPLGLGVGLQRPDQVTAPPTGFGPLAGAGGLFGAAEDLLTFAEAQWAGRSASAWSETVRPPGLPPALSGVAPGWFARGPLRWHDGAARATRTALGFNAQSGAVAAVLVRGGAPLLGPRGGVTQLVLGLLG, via the coding sequence ATGTTCCGAGACCCGGCGCGCGCCGCCCTGCGGGCCTCCAGCGAGGTGCTGGGCCACGATCTGACCGGGCTGCGGCCCCTGATGCGGCAGGTCACGGCGCGCGGGGGCGTGGTGGCGGTGGCGCGGGGGCCGGCGCGGGCAGTCCACGCCTTTGGGGCCGTGCGCCCCGGGCAGGGCTTTGAACTCGCCAGCGTGAGCAAACCCTTCACGGCGGCGCTGGTCTCGGCGCTCCAGGCGGCCGGGCACCTGGACTGGGACCGGCCGCTGGCCGGGCTGGGCGGCCCGCTGCGGGGGCTCCCGCCCTTTATCACCCCGCGCGCCCTGGCCACCCACACGGCGGGGCTGCCCATGCACCCGGCGCGCGTGGCGGTGACCACCTTCACCCGCTTTCACGACCCTTACGGCGGCATGGACCCGGCCGCCGTGGTCGCCAGTGCCCGCCGCTGGGCCCGGCCCGGGGGCCGCTTTGTGTATTCCAACCTGGGGGTGGGCCTGCTGGCCCTGGCGGCGGCCCACGCGGCGGGCGAGGCCTTTAGCGCTGCCGGGTATGGCCGCGCACTGGCGCGCTGGGTCACCGGCCCGCTGGGGCTGGGGGTGGGCCTGCAGCGCCCGGATCAGGTCACCGCGCCGCCCACCGGGTTTGGCCCGCTGGCCGGAGCGGGCGGGCTGTTCGGCGCGGCCGAGGACCTGCTGACCTTTGCCGAGGCGCAGTGGGCCGGCCGCTCGGCCAGCGCGTGGTCAGAGACGGTTCGCCCCCCCGGCCTGCCCCCGGCGCTCAGCGGCGTGGCGCCCGGCTGGTTTGCCCGGGGCCCCCTGCGCTGGCACGACGGCGCGGCCCGCGCCACCCGCACCGCCCTGGGGTTTAACGCCCAGAGCGGCGCGGTGGCCGCCGTGCTGGTGCGCGGCGGCGCGCCCCTGCTGGGCCCACGCGGCGGGGTGACACAGCTGGTGCTGGGGCTGCTGGGATAA
- a CDS encoding LPS-assembly protein LptD — MTRALTRLHPRSRRPLLGALLALGLLGGAQARTVKIISADTLELRQVDGQELVIIAGESVELRVDDDVVRAKRVEFNRTRRTLTLVGAASYRSAKDAQDLRGENLVVELGQEQISGEDVLISDAALEIRGAEVERIPGQLRATGGYFTTCARCGRTPNDYAFRAERLIVYPGDRLVAYRAQVLLADVPVFFLPVLVLPLNDKDRQPRLEIGRDAVDGYTVQADLPFSIGSSTLGTTLLRYYQNRSPSVGLGVDLRSYAPLPYVDRVNLYALANPRPVGQSGYDVDLNFGVRGRIPLATATRDLDYSLDVTRRDIGRAATDPERGVTRVNFSARAEYPLFSAEFNYVNRFGPPPTTALSNEDTLYLPEVVVDPKPYTNGGLSADFRVKAGRYTGRVNPLARSVAGQGPNITTSRLEEQHTISYTAKPWRDADLTLNNSFTGRYYGTGARTVDLRLSGQLTQRFNTTNSFTVSAAYNRIEGTSPFAFDALSGRLLEAPISVSVNTVPVRDVTFSVSSSRNLFARPAQQPTTFTLNVNRRPLTLGSSATVDLLDKELDAFSFNATLADADAGKVTVTPAQPATGTTPARPATATRTSRWPAPKLSLTASGSYTKEQGPGPLTVTATVNGDERSDFFSASVTHAMRTPEITAVGVRYNLSGTRDTVLNSLRLSGSETLNPPTGQLVGDATLTWRGRYEFKTTHNLRLVRVPGATDSGTLFFSVGTVGGAATNWNLSYGGPYDLGRGGFTRPALTGSFNTTRPGQSLSLTAAVNTPGLDQPRLELARADVSAAWNAERFSASGRAIYTRTREGTFPDDKARDRLSLEPLRFSLGLGRAGQPPGAYVTLGLRQSFEWLDGVRQNPQPLSPVLGLTIDRCCWALQAEADLGLRRFRVAVGLPGQTYYPLFDLERDRVNVPLLPTLP; from the coding sequence GTGACGCGGGCGCTGACCCGTCTTCACCCTCGCTCCCGCCGCCCGCTGCTGGGCGCCCTGCTGGCCCTGGGGCTGCTGGGCGGCGCGCAGGCCCGCACCGTCAAGATCATCAGCGCCGATACCCTGGAACTGCGGCAGGTGGACGGCCAGGAACTGGTGATCATTGCCGGCGAGAGCGTGGAACTGCGCGTGGACGACGATGTGGTGCGCGCCAAGCGGGTGGAATTCAACCGCACCCGGCGCACCCTGACCCTGGTGGGCGCGGCCAGCTACCGCAGCGCCAAGGATGCCCAGGACCTGCGCGGCGAGAACCTGGTCGTGGAACTGGGCCAGGAGCAGATCAGCGGCGAGGACGTGCTGATCAGCGACGCGGCGCTGGAGATTCGCGGCGCCGAGGTGGAACGCATTCCGGGGCAACTGCGGGCCACGGGCGGGTATTTCACCACCTGCGCGCGCTGCGGGCGCACCCCGAACGACTACGCCTTCCGCGCCGAGCGCCTGATCGTGTACCCGGGTGACCGCCTCGTGGCCTACCGCGCGCAGGTGCTCCTGGCCGACGTGCCGGTGTTCTTCCTGCCAGTGCTGGTGCTGCCCCTGAACGACAAGGACCGCCAGCCCCGCCTGGAAATCGGCCGCGACGCCGTGGACGGCTACACCGTGCAGGCCGACCTGCCTTTCTCGATTGGCTCCAGCACGCTGGGCACCACCCTGCTGCGCTACTACCAGAACCGCAGCCCCAGCGTGGGGCTGGGCGTCGATCTGCGTTCCTACGCGCCGCTGCCCTACGTGGACCGGGTGAACCTGTACGCGCTGGCCAACCCCAGACCCGTGGGCCAGAGCGGCTACGACGTGGACCTGAATTTCGGCGTGCGTGGGCGGATTCCCCTGGCCACCGCCACCCGCGACCTGGACTACTCGCTGGACGTGACCCGCCGCGACATCGGCCGCGCGGCCACCGACCCCGAGCGCGGCGTGACCCGCGTGAATTTCAGCGCCAGGGCGGAGTATCCCCTCTTCAGCGCCGAATTCAACTACGTCAACCGCTTTGGGCCGCCGCCCACCACCGCGCTGAGCAACGAGGACACGCTGTACCTGCCCGAAGTGGTCGTGGACCCGAAGCCCTACACGAATGGCGGCCTCAGCGCCGACTTCCGCGTGAAAGCCGGGCGGTACACCGGGCGCGTCAATCCGCTGGCCCGCAGCGTGGCCGGCCAGGGCCCGAACATCACCACCAGCCGCCTGGAAGAGCAGCACACCATCTCGTACACCGCCAAACCCTGGCGGGACGCCGACCTGACGCTGAACAACTCGTTTACCGGGCGCTATTACGGCACCGGGGCCCGCACGGTGGACCTGCGGCTCAGCGGCCAGCTGACCCAGCGCTTCAACACCACGAATTCGTTCACGGTCAGCGCCGCCTACAACCGCATAGAGGGCACCAGCCCCTTTGCGTTTGACGCCCTGAGCGGCCGCCTGCTGGAAGCGCCAATCAGCGTGAGCGTCAACACCGTGCCCGTGCGCGACGTGACCTTCAGCGTGAGCAGCAGCCGCAACCTGTTCGCGCGCCCGGCGCAGCAGCCCACCACCTTCACCCTGAATGTGAACCGGAGGCCCCTGACCCTGGGCTCCTCGGCCACGGTGGACCTGCTGGACAAAGAACTGGATGCGTTCAGCTTCAATGCCACGCTGGCCGACGCGGATGCCGGCAAGGTCACCGTGACCCCCGCCCAGCCGGCCACAGGCACCACTCCGGCCCGTCCGGCCACCGCCACCCGCACCAGTCGCTGGCCCGCACCAAAACTGAGCCTGACCGCCAGCGGCAGTTACACCAAAGAACAGGGCCCCGGCCCGCTGACCGTGACCGCCACGGTCAATGGGGACGAGCGCAGCGACTTCTTCTCGGCGTCGGTCACGCACGCCATGCGCACGCCGGAGATCACGGCCGTGGGTGTGCGCTACAACCTCAGCGGCACGCGCGACACGGTGCTGAACAGCCTGCGCCTGTCGGGCAGCGAGACCCTGAATCCGCCCACCGGGCAGCTGGTCGGTGACGCCACACTAACTTGGCGCGGGCGCTACGAGTTCAAGACGACGCACAACCTCCGCCTCGTGCGTGTTCCTGGCGCCACCGACAGCGGCACCCTCTTCTTCAGCGTCGGTACGGTGGGCGGCGCCGCCACCAACTGGAACCTGTCCTACGGCGGCCCCTACGATCTGGGGCGCGGGGGCTTTACCCGCCCGGCCCTGACGGGCAGCTTCAACACCACGCGCCCGGGACAGAGCCTCTCGCTGACCGCTGCCGTGAACACCCCCGGCCTGGACCAGCCGCGCCTGGAACTGGCGCGCGCAGACGTGAGCGCGGCCTGGAACGCCGAACGGTTCTCGGCCTCGGGCCGCGCGATCTACACCCGCACCCGCGAGGGCACCTTCCCGGACGATAAGGCCCGTGACCGACTGTCGCTGGAACCGCTGCGCTTCAGCCTGGGCCTGGGGCGCGCGGGGCAGCCGCCCGGCGCCTACGTGACCCTGGGCCTGCGCCAGAGCTTCGAGTGGCTGGACGGCGTGCGGCAGAACCCGCAGCCGCTCTCACCCGTGCTGGGCCTGACCATTGACCGCTGCTGCTGGGCGCTGCAGGCCGAAGCCGACCTGGGCCTGCGCCGCTTCCGGGTGGCGGTGGGCCTGCCGGGCCAGACCTACTACCCCCTGTTTGACCTGGAGCGCGACCGCGTGAACGTGCCGCTGCTGCCCACCCTGCCCTGA
- a CDS encoding SpoIID/LytB domain-containing protein produces the protein MPEGTALLPEVPGSRRCLRRVSVGPGAPVGAWARAALTAALALLAPAAGALNVRVLVASGPQLTVRLPLTAPAAPGLGVPAPLTPAGPASTQTWTVGVSGTQLTLNGQPTGNAALYLPPAPGATVDIAGRSYRGGLHLRAENGKVQGINVVDVEDYLRGVVPAEMPASWPPAALAAQAVVARTYVAARLNPAAPYDTCATETCQVYPGVSAEKPQTDAAVNATRAQVVAYGGRAASTYFSSDSGGFTASSAEVWGSALPYLNAKADPFSAGGPRARWRLEVPQSKVQALAGEYGVRTPLKSVTVSRVSESGRPLELTLIASGGTVKLAGARAGGFIRALGAPGTRVTLSGLNPLVIEGSGAGHGVGLSQYGALGLARAGYTHLHVLGFYYPGTSLGTLAAGGEGQPVLAAGPVLPGLGLPGLDLQAQARLTAAPGGAAQ, from the coding sequence ATGCCTGAAGGAACTGCTCTGCTTCCCGAGGTGCCGGGGAGCCGCCGCTGCCTGCGCCGCGTGTCTGTGGGCCCCGGCGCGCCTGTGGGGGCCTGGGCGCGGGCCGCGCTCACGGCCGCCCTGGCGCTGCTGGCCCCGGCGGCGGGCGCGCTGAACGTGCGGGTGCTGGTGGCGTCTGGACCGCAGCTGACGGTGCGCCTGCCCCTGACCGCCCCCGCCGCGCCGGGGCTGGGCGTGCCCGCGCCCCTGACGCCAGCGGGCCCCGCCTCCACCCAGACCTGGACCGTGGGGGTCTCGGGGACGCAGCTCACCCTGAATGGCCAGCCCACGGGCAACGCCGCGCTGTACCTGCCGCCCGCGCCCGGGGCCACCGTGGACATTGCGGGCCGCAGCTACCGGGGCGGCCTACACCTGCGCGCCGAGAACGGCAAGGTGCAGGGCATCAACGTGGTGGATGTTGAGGACTACCTGCGCGGCGTGGTGCCGGCCGAGATGCCCGCTTCGTGGCCCCCGGCGGCCCTGGCGGCGCAGGCGGTGGTGGCCCGCACCTACGTGGCTGCCCGCCTGAATCCGGCTGCCCCCTACGACACCTGCGCCACCGAAACCTGCCAGGTATACCCCGGCGTCAGCGCCGAAAAACCCCAGACTGACGCCGCCGTGAACGCCACCCGCGCCCAGGTGGTGGCCTACGGGGGCCGGGCGGCCAGCACCTATTTCAGCAGCGACTCCGGGGGCTTTACGGCCTCCAGCGCCGAGGTCTGGGGCAGCGCCCTGCCCTACCTGAACGCCAAGGCCGATCCCTTCTCGGCCGGGGGGCCGCGCGCCCGCTGGCGCCTGGAGGTGCCGCAAAGCAAGGTGCAGGCCCTGGCGGGCGAGTACGGGGTGCGCACGCCTCTGAAAAGTGTGACGGTCAGCCGCGTCAGCGAATCGGGAAGGCCGCTGGAACTCACCCTGATCGCCAGCGGGGGCACGGTGAAGCTGGCCGGCGCCCGCGCTGGGGGCTTTATCCGCGCGCTGGGGGCGCCGGGCACCCGGGTAACCCTGTCGGGCCTGAACCCCCTGGTGATCGAAGGCAGCGGGGCCGGGCACGGCGTGGGCCTCTCGCAGTACGGGGCGCTGGGGCTGGCCAGGGCGGGTTACACCCACCTGCATGTGCTGGGCTTTTACTACCCCGGCACCAGCCTGGGCACCCTGGCCGCTGGGGGTGAGGGCCAGCCGGTCCTGGCAGCGGGCCCAGTGCTGCCAGGGCTTGGGCTGCCCGGCCTGGACCTCCAGGCCCAGGCCCGGTTGACCGCCGCGCCGGGCGGGGCCGCCCAGTGA
- a CDS encoding FAD-dependent oxidoreductase yields the protein MSAPPPLSPGRVWAHVGQPFAPSPYDVAVVGAGRMGAAAALFLRQRAPALRVLLVEEGGLPNEEGATILAPGVWSRLGLDPALHPAADWTRAALQALGDVGWESRPLVTLHAGAAPGRVPTLEALAPWPDSLALVDPAALPWAELDRDAATYRPGHAALHAAQAAIRAGADLLLNTRAAPQPGGRLCLERLTVTNTHQIVTHETLTVPARAVVLAAGAGGPWLAECALGVHTRHARAYRQTPHLAVPSTAQSPVLRAGGLTLRPQHGAYTLIPPLHGRDPHGYQPAGGQLTGVPTGLRRETLEDLVALMDALPVLATDALHLGRSLADVPGAWLALPGGRPEGLPTFEVLDEHTWLLLGGPQADTLGLHAAQGLAEAVAAALA from the coding sequence ATGAGTGCGCCGCCCCCGCTTTCCCCCGGCCGCGTGTGGGCCCATGTGGGCCAGCCCTTTGCGCCTTCGCCCTACGACGTGGCCGTGGTGGGCGCCGGGCGCATGGGGGCCGCCGCCGCGCTGTTCCTGCGCCAGCGGGCCCCGGCCCTGCGGGTGCTGCTGGTGGAAGAAGGCGGCCTGCCCAACGAGGAAGGCGCGACCATTCTGGCCCCCGGCGTGTGGAGCCGCCTGGGCCTGGACCCCGCGCTGCACCCGGCCGCCGACTGGACCCGCGCGGCCCTGCAGGCCCTGGGCGACGTGGGCTGGGAGTCGCGGCCCCTGGTGACCCTGCACGCCGGGGCCGCCCCCGGGCGCGTGCCCACCCTGGAGGCCCTGGCCCCCTGGCCGGACAGTCTGGCCCTGGTGGACCCGGCCGCGCTGCCCTGGGCCGAACTGGACCGGGACGCCGCCACCTACCGCCCCGGCCACGCGGCCCTGCACGCCGCGCAGGCGGCCATCCGGGCGGGGGCGGACCTGCTGCTGAACACCCGCGCGGCGCCCCAGCCCGGCGGGCGGCTGTGCCTGGAGCGCCTGACCGTCACGAACACCCACCAGATCGTGACCCATGAGACCCTGACCGTGCCGGCCCGCGCCGTGGTGCTGGCGGCCGGTGCCGGGGGGCCCTGGCTGGCCGAATGCGCGCTGGGCGTGCACACCCGCCACGCCCGCGCCTACCGCCAGACCCCGCACCTCGCGGTGCCCAGCACGGCGCAGAGCCCGGTCCTGCGCGCGGGGGGGCTGACCCTGCGCCCGCAGCACGGCGCCTACACCCTGATTCCGCCGCTGCACGGGCGCGACCCGCACGGCTACCAGCCTGCAGGCGGGCAACTGACCGGGGTGCCCACCGGCCTGCGGCGCGAGACCCTGGAAGATCTGGTGGCGCTGATGGACGCGCTGCCGGTGCTGGCCACAGACGCCCTGCACCTGGGCCGCAGCCTCGCGGACGTGCCGGGCGCGTGGCTGGCCCTGCCCGGCGGGCGCCCGGAGGGCCTGCCCACCTTTGAAGTCCTGGACGAACACACATGGCTGCTGCTGGGGGGCCCGCAGGCCGACACGCTGGGCCTGCACGCGGCGCAGGGGCTGGCAGAGGCGGTGGCAGCGGCACTGGCCTGA
- the cax gene encoding calcium/proton exchanger → MPMNLLLGFIPLSLLLKYVTHAPPLWVFATAVLAIVPLADWLRKATEHVAAHAGPTIGGLLNVTFGNMAELIIAIFILLDGNVQVVKAQITGSIIGNALLGLGLAIVAAGFVRGGTRQKFNAANAGQLSAMLFLTVITLTLPAIFDYTEQLPGFATGAAARAGLDERLSIGVAVLLIVVYLLNLVYTLVTHKDVFAVSEEAGHGHGPEKPWPLVTALGVLLGGTLLIALESEMLSGALEATASQLGLSEFFLGVIVLAVVGNFAEYIAAVYFARRGQMDLAVNIGLGATIQVALLTAPLLVLIGAALGHPMDLVFSSPLELIAIIAVALIVTSVTKDGETTWFEGVLLLAVYLALAMAFFFVTPRAAETEGALQVLRALAG, encoded by the coding sequence ATGCCCATGAATCTTCTGCTGGGGTTCATTCCCCTCAGCCTGCTGCTGAAGTACGTGACGCACGCCCCGCCGCTGTGGGTGTTTGCCACCGCCGTGCTGGCCATCGTGCCGCTGGCCGACTGGCTGCGCAAGGCCACCGAACATGTGGCCGCGCACGCTGGCCCCACCATTGGCGGGCTGCTGAACGTGACCTTCGGCAACATGGCCGAACTCATCATCGCCATTTTTATTCTGCTGGACGGCAACGTGCAGGTGGTCAAGGCGCAGATCACGGGGTCAATCATCGGCAACGCGCTGCTGGGGCTGGGGCTGGCGATTGTGGCGGCCGGGTTTGTCAGGGGCGGCACACGGCAGAAGTTCAACGCCGCCAACGCCGGGCAGCTCAGCGCCATGCTTTTTCTGACGGTCATTACCCTCACGCTGCCCGCCATCTTTGACTACACCGAGCAACTGCCCGGCTTTGCCACCGGGGCCGCCGCCCGCGCGGGCCTGGACGAACGCCTGAGCATTGGCGTGGCGGTGCTGCTGATCGTGGTGTATCTGCTGAACCTCGTCTACACGCTGGTGACGCACAAGGACGTGTTCGCCGTGAGTGAAGAGGCCGGGCACGGCCACGGCCCCGAGAAGCCCTGGCCGCTGGTGACGGCGCTGGGCGTGCTGCTGGGCGGCACCCTGCTGATCGCCCTGGAATCGGAAATGCTCTCCGGCGCCCTGGAAGCCACCGCCAGCCAGCTGGGCCTCAGTGAATTCTTCCTGGGGGTGATTGTGCTGGCGGTGGTGGGCAACTTTGCCGAGTACATCGCCGCCGTGTACTTTGCCCGCCGGGGCCAGATGGACCTCGCCGTGAATATCGGCCTGGGGGCCACCATTCAGGTGGCGCTGCTCACTGCGCCGCTGCTGGTGCTGATCGGCGCGGCCCTGGGCCACCCGATGGACCTCGTGTTCAGCTCGCCGCTGGAACTCATTGCGATTATCGCCGTCGCCCTGATCGTCACCAGCGTGACCAAGGACGGCGAAACCACATGGTTTGAAGGCGTGCTGCTGCTGGCGGTGTATCTGGCGCTGGCAATGGCCTTTTTCTTCGTGACCCCCCGCGCCGCCGAGACCGAGGGCGCCCTGCAGGTGCTGCGCGCCCTGGCCGGGTAA
- a CDS encoding aldo/keto reductase gives MSPWPPGAPRLGLGLAALGRPGYINLGHGADLPGKGVDDLRVQTWAVLDAAWAAGVRYFDAARSYGRAEVFLGEWLQERGHTGAVIGSKWGYTYVADWRTEAEVHEVKTHDLATLARQWPETRAALGRAPDLYLIHSATLDSGVLDSAGVLSKLAELAGQGVRVGLSTSGPGQAQTLRRALAVQVDGACPFGAVQATWNLLEPSAGPALAEAHAAGWTVVVKEAVANGRLSARGLTGQGDVPPALQDAAHALGVTPDAVAIGAALAQPWADVVLSGAGTPEQLAQNLAAQRVTVNAAPLLAALTQEPAAYWAARSALPWT, from the coding sequence TTGAGCCCCTGGCCCCCCGGCGCCCCCCGGCTGGGCCTGGGGCTGGCCGCGCTGGGCCGCCCCGGGTACATCAACCTGGGCCACGGCGCGGACCTGCCCGGCAAGGGGGTGGACGACCTGCGCGTCCAGACCTGGGCGGTGCTGGACGCGGCCTGGGCGGCGGGCGTGCGGTACTTCGACGCCGCGCGCAGCTATGGCCGGGCCGAGGTCTTTCTGGGTGAGTGGCTGCAAGAGCGGGGACACACGGGCGCGGTGATTGGCAGCAAATGGGGCTACACCTACGTGGCCGACTGGCGCACCGAAGCCGAGGTGCATGAGGTCAAGACCCACGACCTCGCCACCCTGGCGCGGCAGTGGCCCGAAACCCGGGCGGCGCTGGGCCGCGCGCCAGACCTGTACCTGATTCATTCGGCCACGCTGGATTCGGGGGTGCTGGACAGCGCCGGGGTGCTCTCGAAGTTGGCAGAACTGGCCGGGCAGGGCGTGCGCGTGGGCCTCAGCACCAGCGGGCCGGGGCAGGCCCAGACCCTGCGCCGCGCCCTGGCCGTGCAGGTGGACGGCGCCTGTCCGTTTGGCGCCGTGCAGGCCACCTGGAATCTGCTGGAGCCCTCGGCGGGCCCCGCCCTGGCCGAAGCCCACGCGGCGGGCTGGACCGTGGTGGTCAAGGAAGCGGTGGCCAATGGCCGCCTGAGTGCCCGTGGCCTGACCGGGCAGGGCGATGTGCCCCCGGCGCTGCAGGACGCCGCCCACGCCCTGGGCGTGACCCCGGACGCCGTGGCCATTGGCGCCGCACTGGCCCAGCCCTGGGCCGACGTGGTGCTCAGCGGGGCGGGCACGCCGGAGCAACTGGCGCAGAATCTGGCGGCGCAGCGGGTGACCGTGAACGCTGCGCCGCTGCTGGCCGCTTTGACGCAGGAGCCCGCCGCCTACTGGGCGGCCCGGTCGGCCCTGCCCTGGACCTGA
- a CDS encoding RidA family protein, translating to MRQNISSGSPWETQVGYSRAVRVGNMVQVAGTTATVNGEVVGIGDPAEQTRAILGIIRRALEAAGARLEDVTRTRIYVTDIARWAEVGAAHGEVFGDIRPATTMVQVAALIDPLHLVEIEAEAIIAT from the coding sequence ATGCGGCAGAACATCAGCAGTGGCAGTCCGTGGGAAACGCAGGTGGGGTATTCGCGGGCGGTGCGGGTGGGCAACATGGTGCAGGTGGCCGGCACCACCGCCACCGTGAACGGCGAGGTGGTGGGCATAGGCGACCCCGCCGAGCAGACCCGCGCGATTCTGGGCATTATTCGTCGGGCCCTGGAAGCGGCGGGCGCCCGGCTGGAAGACGTGACCCGCACCCGCATTTACGTTACAGATATCGCGCGCTGGGCCGAGGTGGGCGCGGCCCACGGCGAGGTGTTCGGCGACATTCGCCCCGCCACCACAATGGTGCAGGTGGCCGCCCTGATTGACCCCTTGCATCTGGTGGAAATCGAGGCCGAGGCGATCATTGCGACCTGA